From one Mycobacterium colombiense CECT 3035 genomic stretch:
- a CDS encoding family 2A encapsulin nanocompartment cargo protein cysteine desulfurase: MSTSEYRAVDAESDLPISAAELAALASQLYAASIRPGPDSPPQSAPLAPRGGVPDATAATSAGQGAGGTADVYPGPVPLVGSRDVYVPAPTSSAPEAPPQAAPVAPRGSVPDATAATSAGRAGAGGADVFASPIPRLGVSDIYLPAPTSAEPEAPPQTVPVAPRGGVPDASAATAPWLGGGLSAFAVPSGIVPTVPGVLAGTAPTVPVGPRGSEPSWLPDAPSVADLGWSDAPASNAPDGDERDYHFLTKAAPAPQFPDDHEVFDVNAVRADFPILKEVVNGKPLIWFDNAATTQKPQVVIDRLAHFYAHENSNIHRAAHELAARATDAYEEARDTVADFIGAPSSDNIVFVRGTTEAINLVAHAWGGKHLQPGDEIVITHLEHHANIVPWQLISQKTGAILKVAPIDDAGNLLLSDFEELLGPRTKLVAASQVSNALGTVVPVDKIVELGHRYGAKVLIDGAQSIQHIPIDVAELGADFFVFSGHKIYGPTGIGALYGTEEALTETPPWQGGGHMIADVTLERSLYQGPPTKFEAGTGNIADAVGLTEALRYVQRLGVERIAAYEHALLEYATPRLADIPGVRLVGTAEEKASVLSFVLAGHEPLEVGKALNAEGIAVRAGHHCAQPALRRLGLEATVRPSFAFYNTFEEIDVFLKAVRRIAEGGTNVG; the protein is encoded by the coding sequence ATGAGTACAAGTGAGTACCGAGCGGTAGACGCCGAAAGCGACCTGCCCATCAGCGCTGCGGAACTCGCGGCGCTGGCCAGCCAGCTTTATGCGGCCAGCATCCGGCCGGGCCCCGACAGTCCGCCGCAGTCGGCCCCGCTCGCCCCGCGCGGCGGGGTGCCGGATGCGACCGCGGCGACCTCGGCCGGGCAGGGCGCCGGCGGCACCGCCGACGTCTACCCCGGCCCGGTCCCGCTGGTCGGCAGCCGCGACGTCTACGTTCCGGCCCCCACGTCCAGCGCACCGGAAGCCCCGCCGCAAGCCGCGCCCGTGGCCCCGCGCGGCAGCGTGCCCGATGCCACCGCGGCGACCTCCGCCGGGCGGGCGGGTGCCGGCGGGGCCGACGTTTTCGCGTCGCCGATTCCCCGGTTGGGTGTCTCCGACATATACCTCCCGGCTCCCACGTCCGCCGAGCCCGAGGCCCCGCCGCAGACCGTGCCGGTGGCCCCGCGCGGGGGAGTGCCGGACGCCTCGGCCGCGACGGCCCCGTGGTTGGGCGGCGGCCTAAGCGCGTTCGCGGTGCCCAGCGGCATCGTGCCCACGGTGCCCGGGGTGCTGGCCGGGACGGCTCCGACCGTGCCGGTCGGTCCGCGCGGCTCGGAGCCGTCGTGGCTGCCCGACGCGCCGTCGGTCGCCGACCTGGGCTGGTCCGACGCGCCCGCGTCGAATGCGCCGGACGGTGACGAACGGGACTACCACTTCTTGACCAAAGCCGCTCCGGCGCCACAGTTTCCGGACGACCACGAGGTTTTCGACGTCAATGCGGTCCGGGCCGACTTCCCGATTCTCAAGGAGGTCGTCAATGGAAAACCGCTGATCTGGTTCGACAACGCCGCGACCACGCAGAAGCCACAGGTGGTCATCGACCGGCTCGCGCATTTCTACGCGCACGAGAACTCGAACATCCACCGCGCCGCCCACGAGCTGGCGGCTCGCGCCACCGATGCCTACGAAGAGGCCCGCGACACAGTGGCCGACTTCATCGGCGCGCCGAGCTCGGACAACATCGTGTTCGTGCGCGGCACCACCGAGGCGATCAACCTGGTGGCGCATGCGTGGGGCGGCAAGCATCTGCAGCCCGGTGACGAGATCGTCATCACCCACCTGGAGCACCACGCGAACATCGTTCCCTGGCAGCTGATTTCGCAGAAAACCGGCGCGATCCTCAAAGTCGCTCCGATCGATGACGCGGGTAACCTGCTGCTCAGCGACTTCGAGGAGCTGCTGGGACCGCGGACCAAGCTGGTCGCGGCCAGCCAGGTGTCCAACGCGTTGGGCACGGTGGTGCCGGTGGACAAGATCGTCGAGCTGGGTCACCGCTACGGCGCAAAGGTGCTCATCGATGGCGCCCAGTCGATTCAGCACATCCCGATCGACGTCGCCGAGCTTGGTGCGGACTTCTTTGTGTTCTCCGGCCACAAGATCTACGGGCCCACCGGGATTGGCGCGCTCTATGGCACCGAGGAGGCGCTGACCGAGACGCCGCCCTGGCAGGGCGGCGGTCACATGATCGCCGATGTGACGTTGGAACGGTCGCTGTACCAGGGACCGCCGACCAAGTTCGAGGCGGGCACCGGCAACATCGCCGACGCCGTCGGGCTGACCGAGGCGCTGCGCTACGTGCAACGGCTGGGGGTGGAGCGCATCGCCGCCTACGAGCACGCGCTGCTCGAGTACGCCACGCCGCGGCTGGCAGATATTCCGGGTGTGCGCCTGGTCGGAACCGCCGAGGAGAAGGCCAGCGTGCTGTCCTTCGTGCTGGCGGGCCACGAGCCGCTCGAGGTGGGCAAGGCGCTCAATGCCGAGGGCATCGCTGTGCGTGCGGGCCATCACTGCGCGCAGCCCGCCCTGCGCCGGTTGGGACTGGAGGCCACGGTTCGTCCGTCGTTCGCCTTCTACAACACCTTTGAGGAAATCGACGTGTTCCTGAAGGCGGTGCGCCGGATCGCCGAGGGCGGTACCAACGTCGGCTGA
- a CDS encoding family 2A encapsulin nanocompartment shell protein, which yields MTSAQNESQTLGDLAARQLANATKTVPQLSTITPRWLLHLLGWVPVEAGIYRVNRVVNPEQVAIKVEAGAGTDEPLPETYVDYETSPREYTLRSISTLVDIHTRVSDLYSSPHDQIAQQLRLTIETIKERQEFELINSPEYGLLAQATPEQTIQTLAGAPAPDDLDALITKVWKTPSFFLTHPLGIAAFGREATYRGVPPPVVSLFGAQFITWRGIPLIPSDKVPVEDGKTKFILVRTGEERQGVVGLFQPGLVGEQAPGLSVRFTGINQSAIATYLVTLYTSLAVLTDDALAVLDDVAVDQFHEYK from the coding sequence ATGACGTCGGCTCAAAACGAGTCTCAGACACTTGGCGACCTCGCTGCCAGGCAACTTGCCAACGCGACCAAGACCGTCCCCCAGCTCTCCACGATCACGCCGCGCTGGCTGCTGCATCTGCTGGGCTGGGTCCCGGTGGAAGCCGGTATCTACCGGGTCAACCGGGTGGTCAACCCCGAGCAGGTCGCAATCAAGGTCGAAGCGGGCGCCGGCACCGACGAACCGCTGCCGGAGACCTACGTCGACTACGAGACCAGCCCGCGCGAATACACGCTCCGAAGCATCTCCACCCTGGTGGACATCCACACCCGGGTGTCCGACCTGTACTCGAGCCCGCACGACCAGATCGCCCAGCAGCTGCGGCTGACCATCGAGACGATCAAGGAACGTCAGGAATTCGAGCTGATCAACAGCCCCGAGTACGGGCTGCTGGCGCAGGCGACGCCCGAGCAGACCATCCAGACGCTCGCCGGCGCCCCCGCGCCCGACGACCTCGACGCCCTGATCACCAAGGTGTGGAAGACCCCCAGCTTCTTCCTCACCCACCCGCTGGGTATCGCCGCGTTCGGCCGGGAAGCCACCTACCGAGGCGTGCCGCCTCCAGTGGTGAGCCTGTTCGGTGCGCAGTTCATCACGTGGCGCGGCATTCCGCTGATCCCGTCGGACAAGGTGCCGGTGGAGGATGGCAAGACCAAGTTCATCCTGGTGCGCACGGGCGAGGAGCGTCAGGGCGTGGTCGGTCTGTTCCAGCCCGGTCTGGTCGGGGAGCAGGCGCCGGGTCTGTCGGTGCGTTTCACCGGCATCAACCAGTCGGCGATCGCGACGTACCTGGTCACGCTGTACACGTCCTTGGCCGTCCTGACCGACGATGCGCTCGCCGTGCTCGACGACGTCGCCGTGGACCAGTTCCATGAGTACAAGTGA
- a CDS encoding thioester domain-containing protein: MTILSEPSRALAPVATRRRSVVRPATALNRMTRYRGGTYSHTVDRVVFTDGSWARTDLIRLNPNVRAYSLDITGIAPQHPSRYRVDTWSALPHLRTSGHEAKVDWILRHSFPIRSTAELSRQVREAGYPLGPANINEHEAIAATQAAIWFFTNGMALDTRPLNVPVAVDRSAGPVITFEFDGAPQLGGYSVWTASNGQATVGLQKSANRVDWHDVSGSQLNVGPGEGRYQRTLGEGSTLSSSSHGRGGRGYRYYRLVARSETGTATIGHVSFRLTGARHYRNADKVVHLYNYLLAQARKAAYETEEALLVDHHAAADSGLIGPFQVRIPLILSANDGHELVDADGFAVGGAIEPGADFYVRQASGSSGITLTAKTVGDLHGRVLTGVALDEASQRFTPVALAIPTEMNIEFDISWQAQAWSYVVGDNR; this comes from the coding sequence ATGACGATTCTGTCCGAGCCCAGCCGTGCGCTGGCACCGGTGGCAACCCGCCGGCGTTCCGTGGTCCGACCGGCCACCGCGCTCAACCGCATGACCCGATACCGGGGTGGGACGTATTCCCACACCGTCGACCGGGTTGTGTTCACCGATGGCAGCTGGGCGCGCACCGACCTGATCAGGCTCAACCCGAACGTGCGCGCCTACTCGCTGGATATCACCGGCATCGCACCGCAACACCCGTCGCGCTACCGCGTCGACACCTGGTCCGCGCTGCCGCATCTGCGCACGTCTGGCCACGAAGCCAAGGTCGACTGGATCCTGCGGCATTCTTTTCCTATCCGCTCCACCGCCGAACTGAGCCGGCAGGTGCGCGAGGCCGGTTATCCGCTGGGACCGGCCAACATCAACGAACACGAGGCGATCGCGGCCACGCAGGCCGCGATCTGGTTCTTCACCAATGGCATGGCGTTGGACACCCGGCCGCTCAACGTGCCCGTTGCGGTAGACCGGTCCGCCGGACCGGTGATCACGTTCGAGTTCGACGGTGCACCACAGCTCGGCGGCTATTCGGTCTGGACCGCCTCGAACGGACAAGCCACTGTGGGGTTGCAGAAGTCAGCCAATCGCGTTGACTGGCATGATGTTTCCGGCTCGCAGCTGAACGTGGGCCCCGGCGAGGGCCGTTATCAGCGCACGCTGGGCGAGGGCAGCACGCTGTCGTCAAGCAGTCACGGCCGCGGCGGGCGCGGGTACCGTTACTATCGGTTGGTCGCGCGATCCGAGACGGGCACTGCGACGATCGGGCACGTCAGCTTTCGGCTCACGGGTGCGCGCCACTACCGCAACGCCGACAAGGTCGTGCATCTGTACAACTACCTGCTCGCCCAGGCGCGAAAGGCCGCTTACGAGACCGAGGAAGCCCTGCTGGTCGATCACCACGCCGCCGCGGACTCGGGGCTCATCGGCCCGTTTCAGGTGCGAATCCCGCTGATACTCAGCGCGAACGACGGTCACGAACTCGTCGACGCGGACGGCTTCGCCGTCGGCGGCGCGATCGAACCCGGCGCGGATTTCTACGTGCGTCAGGCGTCCGGAAGTTCGGGAATAACGCTGACCGCGAAAACCGTTGGCGATCTGCATGGACGCGTGCTCACCGGGGTCGCGCTGGATGAAGCGTCGCAACGCTTTACCCCCGTAGCGCTAGCCATCCCCACCGAGATGAACATAGAGTTCGATATTAGCTGGCAGGCACAGGCCTGGTCCTACGTCGTTGGAGACAATAGGTAG
- the cysK gene encoding cysteine synthase A has product MSIAENVTELIGNTPLVRLNRVTEGAVADVVAKLEFFNPGNSVKDRIGVAMIDAAEQAGLIKPDTIILEPTSGNTGIALALVAAARGYRCVLTMPETMSIERRMLLRALGAEIVLTPGPDGMPGAIAKAEELAKSDQRYFVPQQFENKANPAIHRATTAEEVWRDTDGKVDIFVAGVGTGGTITGVAQVIKERKPSAQFIAVEPAASPVLSGGQKGPHPIQGLGAGFVPPVLAMDLVDEVIAVGNEESITLARRLAAEEGLLVGISSGAAVVAALQVARRPENAGKLVVVVLPDFGERYLSTPLFADLAD; this is encoded by the coding sequence ATGAGCATCGCGGAGAACGTCACGGAATTGATCGGTAACACCCCGCTGGTCCGGCTGAACCGGGTCACCGAAGGTGCGGTCGCCGACGTCGTCGCCAAGCTGGAATTCTTCAACCCGGGCAACAGTGTCAAGGACCGTATCGGGGTCGCGATGATCGACGCGGCCGAGCAGGCGGGCCTGATCAAACCGGACACCATCATCCTCGAGCCCACCAGCGGCAACACCGGCATCGCCCTGGCGCTGGTGGCGGCGGCCCGCGGCTACCGTTGCGTGCTGACCATGCCGGAGACCATGAGCATCGAGCGGCGAATGTTGTTGCGCGCGTTGGGCGCCGAGATCGTTCTGACGCCCGGTCCGGACGGCATGCCGGGCGCAATCGCCAAGGCCGAGGAACTGGCCAAGAGCGACCAACGGTATTTCGTGCCACAGCAATTCGAGAACAAGGCCAACCCCGCGATCCACCGCGCCACCACCGCCGAAGAAGTGTGGCGCGACACCGACGGCAAGGTCGACATCTTCGTCGCCGGCGTGGGCACCGGCGGCACCATCACCGGCGTCGCTCAGGTGATCAAGGAGCGCAAGCCGTCGGCACAATTCATCGCCGTCGAGCCGGCCGCGTCGCCGGTGCTGTCCGGCGGACAGAAGGGACCGCACCCCATCCAGGGCCTCGGCGCCGGGTTCGTCCCGCCGGTGCTCGCGATGGACCTGGTCGACGAGGTGATCGCGGTCGGTAATGAGGAATCCATCACCCTGGCGCGGCGGCTGGCCGCCGAAGAGGGACTGCTGGTCGGCATCTCCTCGGGGGCGGCGGTGGTCGCCGCCCTGCAGGTGGCCCGCCGGCCCGAGAACGCCGGAAAACTCGTCGTCGTGGTGCTGCCCGACTTCGGCGAGCGGTACCTCAGCACGCCGTTGTTCGCCGATCTGGCCGATTAA
- the cysE gene encoding serine O-acetyltransferase: MLETIRRDIRAARERDPAVPTTLQVIFAYPGVHAIWGHRINHWLWQRGARLVARITAEITRMLTGVEIHPGAVLGPGLFIDHATGVVIGETAEVGEDVTLYHGVTLGGSGRDTGKRHPTIGDRVTIGAGAKILGAIKIGDDSRIGANAVVVKEVPSCSVVVGVPGQVISRSRPGSPDDSMMPDLVGVSLQSLLTRVTRLEARADGAQSNHVIRPPEAGVWHGEDFSI, translated from the coding sequence ATGCTCGAAACCATCCGACGCGACATCCGAGCGGCCAGGGAGCGCGATCCGGCCGTTCCCACCACTTTGCAGGTGATCTTCGCCTACCCGGGCGTGCATGCCATCTGGGGTCACCGCATCAACCACTGGCTGTGGCAGCGCGGCGCCAGGCTGGTCGCGCGTATCACCGCCGAAATCACCCGGATGCTGACCGGCGTCGAGATCCATCCCGGTGCCGTGCTCGGCCCCGGTCTGTTCATCGACCACGCGACTGGTGTGGTGATCGGGGAGACCGCCGAGGTGGGTGAGGACGTGACCCTTTATCACGGCGTCACCCTCGGCGGCAGCGGCAGGGACACCGGAAAACGCCATCCCACCATCGGTGATCGGGTGACGATCGGCGCCGGGGCGAAGATTCTGGGCGCGATCAAGATCGGTGACGACAGCCGCATCGGCGCGAATGCCGTTGTGGTCAAAGAGGTTCCGTCGTGCTCGGTGGTCGTCGGGGTGCCCGGGCAGGTCATCAGCCGCAGCCGGCCCGGCAGCCCGGACGACTCGATGATGCCCGACCTCGTCGGCGTCAGCCTGCAATCGCTGCTGACCCGGGTGACCCGACTCGAAGCCCGCGCGGACGGCGCCCAGAGCAATCACGTCATCAGGCCTCCCGAGGCCGGAGTCTGGCACGGCGAGGACTTCTCCATCTGA
- a CDS encoding LLM class flavin-dependent oxidoreductase, translated as MTELHLAVGLDGYGWHPHAWRYAFARNATGGGQLSGRYWATLAGIAERGLLDFLTVDDSLDVQPGRRAEISPRRLAGRADATLVAARIAPVTKHIGLIPVATVTHTEPFHISKAIATLDHISHGRAGWQVRVSPTAHEAALFGRRPAPGADELFDEAADAVEVVRRLWDSWEDDAVIRDVATGRYIDRDKLHYIDFAGEHFSVKGPSITPRPPQGQPVVAALAHGNYEFAATNADLVFVTAHDEGSLRAILADVGHARRAAGREIGVYADLVVSLADDPLAPAAAIASDAHVFTGTADDLADLLLGWQDAGVDGVRLRPAINAVDLPAIVDELVPRLQRAGRFRTGYRDGETLRERLGLAPAPNRYAAVPS; from the coding sequence ATGACCGAGCTGCATCTGGCGGTGGGTCTGGACGGCTACGGTTGGCACCCGCACGCCTGGCGATACGCGTTCGCGCGCAACGCGACCGGTGGCGGGCAGCTCAGCGGTCGCTACTGGGCGACGCTGGCGGGCATCGCCGAGCGCGGGCTGCTGGATTTCCTGACCGTCGACGACAGCCTGGACGTGCAGCCGGGCCGCCGGGCCGAAATCTCCCCCCGGCGCCTGGCCGGGCGTGCCGACGCCACGCTGGTGGCCGCCCGGATCGCACCGGTCACCAAGCACATCGGCCTGATTCCCGTTGCCACCGTCACCCACACCGAGCCGTTCCACATCTCGAAAGCTATTGCGACGCTTGACCATATCTCGCACGGCCGGGCCGGCTGGCAGGTGCGGGTGAGCCCGACCGCGCACGAAGCGGCGCTGTTCGGCCGGCGGCCCGCCCCCGGTGCCGACGAACTGTTCGACGAAGCCGCCGACGCGGTGGAGGTGGTGCGCCGGCTGTGGGACAGCTGGGAGGACGACGCCGTCATCCGCGACGTTGCGACCGGTCGCTACATCGACCGCGACAAGCTGCACTACATCGACTTCGCCGGCGAGCACTTCTCGGTCAAGGGACCCTCGATCACCCCGCGGCCACCGCAGGGCCAGCCGGTGGTGGCGGCGCTGGCCCACGGCAACTACGAATTCGCCGCGACCAACGCCGACCTGGTGTTCGTCACCGCGCACGACGAGGGCTCGCTGCGTGCGATCCTGGCCGATGTCGGCCACGCCCGTCGCGCGGCGGGCCGCGAGATCGGAGTCTATGCGGACCTGGTGGTGTCGCTGGCCGACGATCCGCTCGCACCGGCGGCGGCCATCGCCTCCGATGCGCACGTATTCACCGGCACCGCAGACGATCTGGCAGATCTGCTGCTCGGCTGGCAGGACGCCGGAGTCGACGGCGTGCGGCTGCGGCCCGCGATCAACGCCGTCGACCTGCCCGCCATCGTCGACGAGCTGGTGCCGCGACTGCAGCGCGCCGGGCGATTCCGTACCGGCTACCGCGACGGCGAGACGCTGCGCGAACGCCTCGGCCTGGCGCCCGCACCGAATCGGTACGCGGCGGTGCCGTCATGA
- a CDS encoding LLM class flavin-dependent oxidoreductase: MTVTPLSILDLAPISAGSDAATALRNTIDLAQHAERWGYRRYWLAEHHFVAVASSSPVTLIGQIAAATERIHVGSAAVQIGHTTALAVVESFGILDALYPGRIDMGLGRSGQRRREAAASPPAAAPERAPTPWREVAGVVVPAPFDQTPLMKSDRIRAQASALAQPCAQAPDFAEQLADIEAMLDGTYTVNGHELHAVPGEHAQLTPWVFGSTRGQSAEVAGARGLPFVASYHITPGTALDAIAAYRNAFRPSARLSEPYVVVSADVVVAEDSATARHLATGYGRWVHSIRSGHGAVPYPDPDFCEPLTDEEQALVADRTATQFVGNPDEVADRLELLRRATDADELVITSVTHRHADRLRSHELIAKRWGLTG, translated from the coding sequence ATGACCGTCACTCCCCTGTCGATCCTCGACCTCGCGCCCATCAGCGCGGGCAGCGACGCCGCGACGGCACTGCGCAACACGATCGACCTGGCCCAGCATGCCGAGCGCTGGGGCTACCGGCGCTACTGGCTCGCCGAACACCACTTCGTCGCGGTGGCCAGCTCGTCACCGGTGACGCTGATCGGCCAAATCGCCGCGGCCACAGAGCGAATCCACGTCGGGTCGGCCGCGGTGCAGATCGGCCACACGACGGCGCTCGCCGTGGTGGAAAGCTTCGGCATCCTCGACGCGCTCTACCCGGGCCGCATCGACATGGGGCTGGGCCGGTCCGGGCAGCGGCGTCGAGAGGCGGCCGCGTCGCCTCCGGCCGCCGCACCCGAACGCGCGCCCACACCGTGGCGTGAGGTGGCCGGCGTCGTCGTCCCCGCGCCCTTCGACCAGACGCCGCTGATGAAAAGCGACAGGATCCGGGCTCAGGCGTCGGCGCTCGCCCAACCGTGTGCGCAAGCCCCAGACTTCGCCGAGCAGCTGGCCGACATCGAGGCGATGCTGGACGGCACCTACACCGTCAACGGCCATGAGCTGCACGCCGTTCCGGGCGAGCACGCCCAGTTGACACCGTGGGTCTTCGGCAGCACCAGGGGACAAAGCGCCGAGGTGGCCGGCGCGCGCGGGCTGCCGTTCGTCGCCAGCTACCACATCACGCCGGGCACGGCGCTCGACGCGATCGCCGCCTACCGCAACGCGTTTCGGCCGTCGGCCCGGCTCTCCGAGCCGTACGTGGTGGTGTCGGCCGACGTCGTGGTGGCCGAGGACAGCGCGACCGCGCGCCACCTCGCGACCGGTTACGGCCGCTGGGTGCACTCCATCCGCAGCGGCCACGGCGCGGTCCCCTACCCGGACCCCGACTTCTGCGAGCCGTTGACCGACGAGGAGCAGGCGCTGGTGGCCGACCGCACCGCAACGCAATTCGTCGGAAATCCGGACGAGGTGGCCGACCGGCTCGAGCTGCTGCGCCGGGCCACCGATGCCGACGAACTGGTAATCACCTCCGTGACGCACCGGCACGCCGACCGGCTGCGCTCACATGAACTGATCGCCAAGCGATGGGGGCTGACCGGATGA
- a CDS encoding NtaA/DmoA family FMN-dependent monooxygenase (This protein belongs to a clade of FMN-dependent monooxygenases, within a broader family of flavin-dependent oxidoreductases, the luciferase-like monooxygenase (LMM) family, some of whose members use coenzyme F420 rather than FMN.) translates to MSVREAARRKQIHLGAHFPGVNNTTVWSDPSAGSQIAFESFVHLAKTAERGLFDFFFLAEGLRLREHRGKIHDLDVVGRPDTFTVLAALAAVTDRLGLAGTINTTFNEPYEVARQFATLDHLSDGRAAWNMVTSSDAFTGENFRRGGFLAHADRYHRAEEFITVARKFWDSWEADAVVADVDAGIYADPARIGVVEHRGPQFGVRGVASLPAGPQGHPVLLQAGDSDDGRDFGARHADALFTLHGSLEAGQRYYADVKGRAAAYGRDPGQLKVLPGATFALGDTPAEAQDNARHIREQQVSGPTAIAFLEQVWGLDLSAYDPDGPLPDVDPVENPDITRGRVRHGDPKTVAATWRARAETESLSIRELIIEVTSRQQFVGTPQQVAEEIDRYVQADACDGFILVPHLTPHGLDEFVDKVVPLLQERGSFRTEYRGHTLREHLGLSPTPGWTANSAGIAIGQ, encoded by the coding sequence ATGAGCGTTCGAGAAGCGGCCCGCCGCAAGCAGATACATCTGGGCGCCCACTTCCCCGGGGTGAACAACACCACGGTGTGGTCGGATCCCAGCGCGGGCAGCCAGATCGCATTCGAATCGTTTGTGCACCTTGCCAAGACGGCCGAGCGGGGGTTGTTCGACTTCTTCTTTCTGGCCGAGGGGCTGCGGCTGCGTGAGCACCGCGGCAAGATCCACGACCTCGACGTCGTCGGCAGGCCCGACACCTTCACCGTGCTGGCCGCGCTCGCCGCGGTCACCGACCGGCTCGGCCTGGCCGGCACCATCAACACCACGTTTAACGAACCCTACGAGGTGGCAAGGCAATTCGCGACGCTGGACCACCTGTCCGACGGGCGCGCGGCCTGGAACATGGTCACCTCCTCGGACGCGTTCACGGGCGAGAACTTCCGCCGCGGCGGCTTTCTCGCGCACGCCGACCGTTATCACCGCGCCGAGGAGTTCATCACGGTGGCGCGGAAGTTCTGGGACAGCTGGGAGGCCGACGCCGTGGTGGCCGACGTCGACGCCGGAATCTATGCCGATCCGGCCCGCATCGGCGTCGTCGAGCACCGCGGCCCACAATTCGGCGTCCGCGGCGTCGCCTCGCTGCCCGCGGGGCCGCAGGGCCACCCGGTGCTGCTGCAGGCCGGCGACTCCGACGACGGCCGCGACTTCGGCGCCCGGCACGCCGATGCGCTGTTCACGCTGCACGGGTCGCTCGAGGCGGGCCAGCGCTACTACGCCGACGTGAAGGGCCGCGCCGCCGCCTACGGGCGGGACCCCGGCCAGCTCAAGGTGCTGCCCGGCGCGACGTTCGCGCTGGGTGACACCCCCGCCGAGGCGCAGGACAACGCCCGCCACATCCGCGAGCAGCAGGTCAGCGGCCCGACCGCGATCGCTTTCCTCGAACAGGTGTGGGGCCTGGACCTCTCGGCCTACGACCCCGACGGGCCGCTGCCCGACGTCGACCCCGTCGAGAACCCGGACATCACGCGCGGGCGGGTCCGGCACGGCGACCCCAAGACGGTCGCCGCAACCTGGCGGGCCCGAGCGGAGACCGAAAGCCTGTCGATCCGGGAGCTGATCATCGAGGTGACCAGCCGCCAGCAGTTCGTCGGGACTCCGCAGCAGGTCGCCGAGGAGATCGACCGCTACGTGCAGGCGGATGCCTGCGACGGCTTCATCCTGGTGCCGCACCTGACGCCGCACGGCCTCGACGAGTTCGTCGACAAGGTGGTGCCGCTGCTGCAGGAGCGCGGTAGCTTCCGCACCGAATACCGCGGACACACCCTGCGCGAGCATCTGGGTCTGTCACCCACGCCGGGGTGGACGGCAAATTCGGCCGGCATCGCGATTGGTCAATGA